Proteins encoded together in one Candidatus Nitrosocaldus cavascurensis window:
- a CDS encoding glycosyltransferase has protein sequence MSRRAYVGVYGVGLGHASRMLMVAERLKAHGYDLEFSSFGDAVDYIDMHGYRCNMVPEVEFGWNPLSGFNVKRSVMKIPENLFNFTRQLRVEMESISRFRPDVVISDTRLSTLFASIMLGIPCIVILNQIKLLLSPRLREFRIVRLFEDMLGELFGMLWSRGNTLIAPDLPPPYTISEQNLWHINNASNRLEYSGFMIPRLVLDEARVKKVMRALGFNDGYYYYDDGHDSDKSPAIVFVHISGPSETKHHIIRSIVEGLNNMNGHDSNNGRGSSITVVVSEGKPKGDTVPRRISNGWYFEWCPCRDELFSISKVIVMRGGHSTIAQAIHQGKPLICIPIENHSEQLGNASKVERLGMGITLREKHLRAEHVYEAIYNILNDYGRYEKNVMHVRDVATKMDGVEEVVSRALLLSG, from the coding sequence ATGAGTAGGAGAGCGTATGTTGGAGTGTATGGGGTTGGTTTAGGGCATGCAAGCAGAATGCTAATGGTGGCAGAGAGGTTAAAGGCTCATGGCTATGATCTAGAATTCTCATCGTTTGGGGATGCTGTAGATTACATAGATATGCATGGTTATAGATGCAATATGGTGCCAGAGGTTGAGTTTGGATGGAATCCTCTCTCTGGCTTTAATGTGAAGAGGAGTGTAATGAAGATACCTGAGAACCTATTCAACTTCACAAGGCAGTTGAGGGTTGAGATGGAGAGTATATCAAGGTTTAGACCAGATGTTGTGATAAGTGATACTAGGCTCTCTACACTATTTGCAAGCATCATGTTAGGTATACCATGCATAGTTATACTCAACCAGATCAAACTCCTTCTATCCCCAAGGCTTAGAGAGTTTAGGATAGTTAGGTTATTCGAGGATATGCTTGGTGAGTTGTTTGGAATGCTATGGAGTAGAGGTAATACACTAATTGCCCCAGATCTTCCTCCACCATACACCATATCAGAGCAGAACCTATGGCATATCAACAACGCTTCCAACAGATTGGAGTACTCCGGCTTCATGATACCAAGGCTAGTTCTTGATGAGGCTAGAGTTAAGAAGGTAATGAGGGCATTAGGGTTTAATGATGGATATTATTATTATGATGATGGTCATGACAGTGACAAGTCTCCCGCTATTGTATTTGTGCACATAAGTGGACCATCTGAGACAAAGCACCACATAATTAGAAGCATAGTGGAAGGGTTGAATAACATGAATGGGCATGATAGTAATAATGGAAGAGGTAGTAGCATAACAGTTGTAGTATCTGAAGGTAAACCCAAGGGGGATACAGTACCTAGAAGAATTAGTAATGGTTGGTACTTCGAATGGTGCCCATGCAGGGATGAGTTGTTCTCAATTAGCAAGGTTATAGTTATGCGTGGAGGGCACTCAACCATCGCACAGGCTATACACCAAGGGAAGCCATTGATATGTATTCCAATAGAGAATCATAGTGAGCAGTTGGGCAATGCAAGTAAAGTAGAGAGGTTAGGGATGGGGATAACGCTTAGGGAGAAGCATCTAAGGGCAGAGCATGTTTATGAAGCAATATACAATATTCTTAACGATTACGGTAGGTATGAGAAGAATGTTATGCATGTAAGGGATGTAGCAACCAAGATGGATGGTGTAGAGGAGGTGGTGAGTAGAGCACTCTTACTATCAGGTTGA
- a CDS encoding TIGR00296 family protein, whose product MLMLSDEDGYTLIRLARSALEHYLKHGRMIDVDEHIRSRYSMKAGVFVTLNELIDMSGKDGNRNDNDNSAIRGKSIYIDYAKVKVKEELRGCIGFPLPSKELCYAIVDAAVAAATEDPRFEPVKSSELDRITVELSILTEPELITVKDPREYKDKIKVGRDGLMIVWRYGSGLLLPQVAVEYGWDEERFLCETCMKAGAMPDCWFYQDTRVYRFEAIIFKEVEPNGRVTRVRLAE is encoded by the coding sequence TTGCTGATGCTTAGCGATGAGGATGGCTATACACTGATAAGGCTTGCAAGGAGTGCCTTAGAGCATTACCTGAAGCATGGTAGGATGATAGATGTTGATGAGCATATAAGATCAAGGTATTCAATGAAGGCTGGAGTATTTGTAACGTTAAATGAGTTGATAGATATGAGTGGCAAGGATGGCAATCGTAATGATAATGATAATAGTGCTATTCGTGGCAAGAGTATATACATTGATTATGCAAAGGTAAAGGTTAAGGAAGAGTTGAGAGGTTGCATAGGCTTCCCATTACCAAGCAAGGAGCTCTGCTATGCTATAGTAGATGCTGCAGTAGCAGCAGCAACAGAAGATCCTAGGTTCGAACCTGTAAAGAGTTCAGAACTAGATAGGATAACGGTTGAGTTGAGCATACTAACTGAGCCAGAACTCATAACTGTTAAAGATCCAAGGGAGTACAAGGATAAGATCAAGGTTGGGAGGGATGGTCTCATGATAGTATGGCGTTACGGCTCTGGACTCTTGCTACCTCAGGTTGCGGTAGAGTATGGATGGGATGAGGAGAGGTTTCTCTGCGAGACATGTATGAAGGCAGGTGCAATGCCAGACTGTTGGTTCTATCAGGATACAAGGGTTTACAGGTTTGAGGCTATAATATTCAAGGAGGTAGAACCAAATGGTCGTGTTACAAGGGTAAGACTTGCAGAGTGA
- a CDS encoding Mut7-C RNAse domain-containing protein, whose amino-acid sequence MVRLLLDGMLGSMARKLRMFGFDTLYYNGLDDSSLLDECIKDCRILVTSDEELFHHASKLGLRSILVKGNSIDDMAYVLRSLGIRSIGFDINNARCSLCNSTIRHVSKDSLTLRGLPDGVLERYEDFYICTNCGKVYWEGSHIKRILEFEKGVNSRLADA is encoded by the coding sequence ATGGTAAGACTGCTTCTGGATGGGATGCTTGGGAGCATGGCTAGAAAGTTAAGGATGTTTGGGTTCGATACACTATACTATAATGGGTTGGATGACTCTTCGCTGCTTGATGAGTGTATAAAGGATTGTAGAATACTTGTAACTAGCGATGAAGAACTATTCCACCATGCATCCAAGCTTGGTTTAAGGAGTATACTTGTGAAGGGTAACAGTATAGATGATATGGCATATGTATTAAGATCATTAGGCATAAGATCTATAGGGTTTGATATAAATAATGCAAGATGCTCCCTATGCAACTCAACTATAAGGCATGTTAGCAAGGATTCTCTAACTCTAAGGGGGTTACCAGATGGGGTGCTTGAGAGGTATGAGGACTTTTACATCTGCACTAACTGTGGAAAGGTCTACTGGGAGGGTAGCCATATCAAGAGGATACTTGAGTTTGAGAAGGGGGTGAATAGTAGGCTTGCTGATGCTTAG
- a CDS encoding cyclic nucleotide-binding/CBS domain-containing protein: MVARKDRESTDPHVTTRVLVKDVMNSPVITASPDSKVNELAKMMGDMKIGSIVITDNGQADGNPVGIVTDWDIVSKASIKDEKPSRIKARDIMQQLITIDSEANVTDAARLLRKHNVKRLGVVYKGKLVGVVSSSDVIAVMPELVDVISEKASMFRGEFGRSPTLISGYCDECDEWSDYLAYVDGKFLCDECRTGG; the protein is encoded by the coding sequence ATGGTAGCAAGAAAGGATAGGGAGAGTACGGATCCACATGTAACCACTAGGGTACTTGTTAAGGATGTGATGAATAGCCCAGTGATAACAGCTAGTCCAGATAGCAAGGTTAACGAGCTTGCAAAGATGATGGGTGATATGAAGATTGGGAGCATAGTGATAACCGATAATGGGCAGGCTGATGGCAATCCAGTTGGGATAGTCACAGACTGGGATATAGTTAGCAAGGCATCTATCAAGGATGAGAAGCCAAGCAGGATAAAGGCTAGGGATATAATGCAGCAACTTATAACTATAGATAGTGAAGCAAATGTTACAGATGCTGCTAGGTTACTACGTAAGCATAATGTGAAGAGGCTTGGCGTAGTTTATAAGGGCAAGCTGGTAGGGGTTGTATCCTCCTCGGATGTCATAGCAGTTATGCCAGAGCTTGTTGATGTTATATCTGAGAAGGCAAGCATGTTTAGAGGAGAATTTGGAAGGAGCCCAACATTGATCTCAGGCTACTGTGATGAGTGCGATGAGTGGTCTGACTACCTTGCATATGTTGATGGCAAGTTCCTGTGCGATGAGTGTAGGACTGGTGGATGA
- the cbiT gene encoding precorrin-6Y C5,15-methyltransferase (decarboxylating) subunit CbiT, whose product MDQHLWPYRTPGIPDDLFVRDESVPITKEEVRVIALSKARLREGYRVIDVGSGTGSISIEAAIQVGSTGRVYAIDRDADAIALIRENARRFSITNIEVVQGDAMDVLPSMPEADAVFVGGAGGRMYDIVRLACTRLRSKGRIVVDTIMVESMSSALSAMYDLGLEDVDVTQVVVAKGRRISTGTMLIARNPVLIISAEKP is encoded by the coding sequence ATGGATCAACATCTCTGGCCCTACAGAACCCCTGGCATACCAGATGACCTATTCGTTAGAGATGAGAGTGTTCCTATAACAAAGGAGGAGGTTAGGGTTATAGCATTGAGCAAGGCTAGGCTTAGAGAGGGCTACAGGGTTATAGATGTAGGCTCTGGAACTGGTAGCATAAGCATAGAGGCTGCAATCCAGGTTGGTAGCACTGGCAGGGTATATGCAATAGATAGGGATGCAGATGCCATTGCACTGATTAGAGAGAATGCAAGGAGGTTCAGTATAACAAACATAGAGGTTGTGCAGGGGGATGCCATGGATGTACTACCAAGTATGCCTGAGGCAGATGCAGTATTCGTAGGTGGTGCTGGAGGTAGGATGTATGATATAGTTAGACTTGCATGTACTAGGCTAAGGAGCAAGGGCAGGATAGTCGTTGATACAATAATGGTTGAGAGTATGAGCAGTGCATTGAGTGCAATGTATGATCTAGGGCTAGAGGATGTTGATGTTACTCAAGTGGTTGTAGCGAAGGGGAGGAGGATAAGCACTGGTACAATGCTTATAGCAAGGAACCCAGTGCTGATAATCTCAGCAGAGAAGCCATAA
- the cobI gene encoding precorrin-2 C(20)-methyltransferase gives MTMMHGNNNNKSHKLYCIGCGPGDPMLLTLKALDVLNHCDVIFAPTSREGRESMALSIVKPLIESRIRDGQVEVKSLVFPMVKDRSRLADVWRSNADEMAKACLSGKVVAYLCVGDPSLYSTFAYMYRELSSRYTEIDVEIVPGIASFTSFASQAKMNLVEGEQIMAIVPACYDLERVKKIVSSCDTVVFMKDGRYFDDVIRIIREHMPDDAYVAIAQDIGSEGQVIKMTRLKDIDTSKVSKYFSMMVVKREHHSKQQ, from the coding sequence ATGACGATGATGCATGGTAACAACAATAACAAAAGTCATAAACTCTACTGCATAGGCTGTGGTCCAGGAGATCCAATGCTCTTGACTCTAAAGGCATTAGATGTACTCAACCATTGCGATGTGATCTTTGCACCAACATCTAGGGAGGGGAGGGAGAGCATGGCATTGAGCATAGTTAAACCATTGATAGAGTCAAGGATAAGAGATGGACAGGTTGAGGTTAAGAGCCTTGTATTCCCAATGGTTAAGGATAGGAGCAGACTTGCTGATGTGTGGAGGAGCAATGCTGATGAGATGGCAAAGGCATGCTTGAGTGGTAAGGTAGTAGCATACCTATGCGTTGGGGATCCTTCACTCTACAGCACGTTTGCATACATGTATAGGGAGTTGAGTTCCAGGTATACAGAGATAGATGTTGAGATAGTGCCAGGTATAGCATCGTTCACATCCTTTGCATCACAAGCAAAGATGAACCTTGTTGAGGGGGAGCAGATAATGGCTATAGTGCCAGCATGCTATGATCTTGAGAGGGTTAAGAAGATAGTCAGCAGTTGTGATACAGTAGTCTTCATGAAGGATGGTAGGTACTTTGATGATGTTATAAGGATAATAAGGGAGCATATGCCAGATGATGCATACGTTGCAATAGCACAAGATATAGGCTCTGAAGGACAGGTTATAAAGATGACAAGGCTGAAGGATATAGATACAAGCAAGGTAAGCAAGTACTTCTCTATGATGGTTGTGAAGCGTGAGCATCATAGTAAACAACAATAA
- the cobM gene encoding precorrin-4 C(11)-methyltransferase, producing the protein MDMREQISDNNNNNNDSSSSSSNAHINHRGKVYFVGAGPGDKELLTLKAKRLIEDADVIVYSGSLLNPEILAFAKSSALLYDASTMSREEIYSVLKDNAMKGRVTLRLHDGDPSLYSATREQIDSLTKDGIDVEIVPGVSALFAAVARLKTELTLPGVTQTVIITRAEFRTPVPERESIKELARHRCTMAFYLSVHLIEDIVGELIDAGYDDDTPVAVVYRVTWDDEKVIVGTLKDIAGKVKDARINRTAVIIVGEVVKPRGYEFSKVYDSGFTHSYRSAKV; encoded by the coding sequence ATGGATATGAGGGAGCAGATAAGCGATAACAACAATAATAATAATGACAGCAGCAGTAGTAGTAGCAATGCACATATCAACCACAGGGGTAAGGTGTACTTCGTTGGTGCTGGGCCAGGGGATAAAGAACTGTTAACACTCAAGGCAAAGAGGCTAATAGAGGATGCTGATGTTATAGTATACTCTGGCTCCCTGCTCAACCCTGAGATACTTGCATTTGCAAAGAGCAGTGCACTGCTATACGACGCATCAACCATGAGTAGGGAGGAGATATACTCAGTGCTGAAGGATAACGCAATGAAGGGAAGGGTTACTCTAAGGCTACATGATGGTGATCCCTCACTCTACTCTGCAACTAGAGAGCAGATAGACTCCCTTACTAAAGATGGGATAGATGTTGAGATTGTGCCAGGGGTAAGTGCTCTATTTGCTGCAGTTGCTAGGCTCAAGACAGAACTCACGCTACCAGGTGTTACACAGACAGTTATAATAACAAGGGCAGAGTTCAGGACCCCTGTACCAGAGAGGGAGAGCATAAAGGAACTAGCAAGGCATAGATGTACAATGGCATTCTACCTTAGCGTTCACCTCATAGAGGATATAGTAGGTGAGTTGATTGATGCTGGTTATGATGATGATACTCCAGTTGCTGTAGTGTACAGGGTAACGTGGGATGATGAGAAGGTTATAGTTGGTACATTGAAGGATATAGCAGGGAAGGTTAAGGATGCTAGGATAAACAGGACTGCAGTGATAATAGTAGGAGAGGTTGTAAAGCCAAGAGGATATGAGTTCTCAAAGGTGTATGATTCTGGGTTTACACACTCGTATAGAAGTGCCAAGGTATAG
- a CDS encoding Snf7 family protein has translation MTEFSNKWVKKDDRGMGDRVRDALKPQGPLRPRVEQAMNRIQLQIQKIDTMLAKMRERDATLFRRIVEAVHKHDMETGRMLSNELAEVRRVSKTMNNAKIALEQVHLRLSTVHDIGDLAVSLAPAISVMKGVKQGISRFMPEAEGEINEMTSTLSNLMVDTMQGGNFNFVSDVSSEDVERILAEAAAVAEKSLDSKLPSVSTESAEELPRF, from the coding sequence ATGACAGAGTTCAGTAACAAATGGGTAAAGAAGGATGATAGAGGGATGGGTGATAGAGTTAGGGATGCTCTCAAACCACAGGGTCCTCTGAGGCCAAGGGTTGAGCAGGCTATGAATAGAATACAGTTACAGATACAGAAGATAGATACCATGCTTGCAAAGATGCGTGAGAGGGATGCTACACTATTCAGGAGGATAGTTGAGGCTGTACACAAGCATGATATGGAGACGGGTAGGATGCTCTCAAATGAGTTAGCTGAGGTTAGGAGGGTTAGCAAGACAATGAACAATGCAAAGATTGCTTTAGAGCAGGTGCATCTTAGGCTTAGCACAGTACACGATATAGGCGATCTTGCTGTATCACTTGCCCCTGCAATAAGCGTCATGAAGGGTGTTAAGCAGGGTATAAGCAGGTTCATGCCAGAGGCTGAGGGAGAGATAAATGAGATGACAAGTACGCTAAGCAACCTGATGGTGGATACCATGCAGGGAGGCAACTTCAACTTCGTTAGCGATGTTAGCAGTGAAGATGTTGAGAGGATACTTGCAGAGGCAGCAGCAGTTGCAGAGAAGAGTTTAGATAGCAAGTTACCATCGGTATCAACAGAGTCAGCAGAGGAGTTACCAAGGTTCTAG
- a CDS encoding glutamate racemase gives MQPICVFDSGLGSISVIKVLMHELPKEHIVYFADRRNYPYGLKSREELRDIVGRGIRRLEGYDPKCIIVASITPSMLVLNDLRLVSSTLLFGVYLHYSLARAVELSSSKGIAVLASRAVVRSVDLHDTFKAYMSRASITLVDATELIDMVESSRFLQDGAEHAIADVCRRLLKDASIDSIVLGSTHLALMEDVLQSLYPNIKIMNPVMDTVARVKTYLEEHGMLSREMGKEEEEEEVRLSVLDVDKDEHLSSTLKRLGLRFRPI, from the coding sequence ATGCAACCTATATGTGTATTTGACTCTGGTCTAGGCTCAATATCTGTTATAAAGGTGCTAATGCATGAACTGCCAAAGGAGCATATAGTATACTTTGCTGATAGAAGGAACTATCCATATGGCTTGAAGAGTAGAGAGGAGTTGAGGGATATAGTTGGAAGAGGGATAAGGAGGCTTGAAGGGTATGATCCAAAGTGTATAATAGTTGCATCAATAACACCATCAATGCTAGTGCTTAATGATCTTAGGTTGGTTAGCAGTACACTCCTATTTGGTGTATACCTCCACTACTCTCTTGCAAGGGCAGTAGAGTTATCAAGTAGCAAGGGTATAGCAGTACTTGCAAGTAGAGCAGTTGTAAGGAGTGTAGATCTTCATGATACGTTCAAGGCATACATGAGTAGGGCAAGCATAACTCTTGTTGATGCTACAGAACTCATAGATATGGTAGAGTCAAGCAGGTTCCTTCAGGATGGTGCTGAGCATGCTATAGCAGATGTGTGTAGAAGGTTGCTGAAGGATGCAAGCATAGATAGCATAGTACTAGGCAGCACACATCTAGCACTAATGGAGGATGTATTGCAATCACTCTACCCCAACATTAAGATAATGAACCCTGTCATGGATACAGTAGCAAGGGTTAAGACGTATCTAGAGGAGCATGGGATGCTTTCTAGAGAGATGGGTAAGGAGGAGGAAGAAGAGGAGGTAAGGCTAAGCGTTCTGGATGTGGATAAGGATGAGCATCTCTCCTCTACGCTTAAGAGGTTAGGGCTTAGGTTCAGACCCATCTAG
- a CDS encoding uracil-DNA glycosylase, whose protein sequence is MFDSLDSLNRAIVSCRACERLVRYREYIARVKVKRFKDWEYWAKPVPGFGDLNARLLIIGLAPAAHGANRTGRMFTGDSSGSWLIKALYETGFANKPTSISRDDGLILKDAYISAVLRCVPPDNKPSKSEVDNCMIYLMQEASMLKNVRIVLALGIIAFSTYCRMNGISGLRFGHGSSYAVRDRDGRMVTLLSSYHPSRQNTQTGRLSWSMWIEVFRRIRLMLDMLDGSEPKP, encoded by the coding sequence GTGTTTGATAGCCTTGATTCACTTAACAGGGCTATAGTATCATGTAGAGCATGTGAGAGGCTTGTAAGGTATAGGGAGTATATAGCAAGAGTAAAGGTTAAGAGGTTCAAGGATTGGGAGTACTGGGCCAAGCCAGTACCAGGGTTTGGGGATCTCAATGCTAGACTACTCATAATAGGACTTGCACCTGCTGCACATGGAGCAAATAGAACAGGGAGGATGTTCACTGGCGACTCATCTGGATCATGGCTAATCAAGGCATTGTATGAGACTGGATTTGCAAACAAGCCTACAAGCATAAGCAGGGATGATGGTCTTATCCTTAAGGATGCTTATATATCAGCAGTACTTAGATGTGTACCTCCAGATAACAAGCCTAGCAAGAGCGAGGTGGATAACTGCATGATATACCTTATGCAGGAGGCATCAATGCTCAAGAATGTAAGGATAGTACTTGCTCTAGGCATAATAGCCTTCAGTACATACTGCAGGATGAATGGCATATCCGGCTTAAGGTTTGGACATGGATCATCCTATGCTGTAAGGGATAGAGATGGTAGGATGGTAACCTTGCTCTCATCATACCATCCAAGCAGGCAGAATACACAGACTGGAAGGCTGAGTTGGAGTATGTGGATAGAAGTATTCAGAAGGATTAGGCTTATGCTAGATATGCTAGATGGGTCTGAACCTAAGCCCTAA
- a CDS encoding glycosyltransferase — MQVSDGGILSKGYYRNDDGDGRDVDVVLSIIIPTYNEAENIPNLLRSIGDGLHTFLKQLDAMAEIIIVDDGSPDGTADVVEQHSKHIASEGRLSIKVLRRYGRRGLLSAVLDGLKAAKGSNVVVMDADLSHPPALIPAMLDELIQDRCDLVIASRYVDGGSVENWSMKRKALSISANMIARVILNLDVKDAVSGFFACKRWVLEGIEFITSGYKILLEVLVKVDNIRVKEIPYTFVNRSHGKSKLNLRVVIEYLKAIWLLYRYGRKKRREERRGSILFLSRAARFYTVGLSGLAVNYGIASLANSLLANMHIATLAGILCSITSNFILNKLWTFEDTDLAVLHTLKQYAYYMGLSSIGGTLQFILIHLLNQIYGMNYNLALFIAIGLASIWNFLSNKKWTFKERIWG, encoded by the coding sequence TTGCAGGTAAGTGATGGTGGCATATTGAGCAAGGGCTATTACAGGAATGATGATGGTGATGGAAGGGATGTGGATGTAGTACTCTCCATCATAATACCTACATACAATGAGGCAGAGAATATACCTAATCTCTTAAGATCTATAGGGGATGGCTTACATACGTTTCTAAAGCAACTTGATGCAATGGCTGAGATAATAATAGTTGATGATGGTAGTCCAGATGGTACAGCAGATGTTGTAGAGCAGCACTCTAAACATATAGCAAGTGAGGGAAGGCTCAGCATCAAGGTACTACGCAGGTATGGTAGGAGAGGCTTGTTATCTGCAGTGCTTGATGGTCTAAAGGCTGCTAAGGGTAGCAATGTGGTTGTTATGGATGCTGATCTATCGCACCCTCCAGCACTGATACCAGCAATGCTTGATGAACTCATACAGGATAGGTGTGATCTGGTTATAGCATCAAGGTATGTTGATGGTGGCTCAGTAGAGAACTGGAGTATGAAGCGTAAGGCATTAAGCATATCAGCCAACATGATTGCAAGGGTGATCCTTAACCTTGATGTAAAGGATGCTGTATCTGGCTTCTTTGCATGCAAGAGATGGGTGCTTGAGGGTATAGAGTTCATAACCTCAGGCTACAAGATACTGCTTGAGGTACTCGTCAAGGTTGATAACATAAGGGTGAAGGAGATACCCTATACATTCGTTAACAGGAGCCATGGCAAGAGCAAGTTAAACTTGAGGGTTGTCATAGAGTACTTGAAGGCTATATGGCTACTCTACAGGTATGGTAGGAAGAAGCGTAGAGAAGAGAGGAGAGGCTCTATACTATTCCTCTCAAGGGCAGCAAGGTTCTACACAGTAGGTTTAAGTGGGCTAGCTGTCAACTATGGTATAGCCTCACTAGCAAACTCCCTGCTTGCAAACATGCATATTGCAACGCTTGCAGGCATACTCTGCTCTATCACATCCAACTTCATCCTTAACAAGTTATGGACGTTCGAGGATACAGACCTTGCAGTGCTGCATACGCTTAAGCAGTATGCATACTACATGGGTTTGAGTTCTATTGGTGGTACACTGCAGTTCATTCTAATACATCTACTTAACCAGATATATGGGATGAACTACAACCTTGCACTGTTTATAGCAATAGGATTAGCATCAATATGGAACTTCTTATCCAACAAAAAGTGGACCTTCAAGGAGAGGATCTGGGGCTAG
- a CDS encoding phage tail fiber protein, protein MVRAWLLIGTSTLLLGIFLVVYTVNGIGISSGTSKGSVESAVFHDVVLITVERNGHIIYRYETHNLITDAGKDFIKQQAFGTASSGTAQYIALSTDSTPPSASDTTLVGEITSQGLERAQGTATSGGTGQITISKTFTMTSGANPSFTINKAGLFDSSSGGTLVAVALINNPPTLQEGDSITINWQINIT, encoded by the coding sequence ATGGTCAGAGCATGGCTATTAATAGGGACAAGTACCCTTTTACTAGGAATATTCTTGGTCGTATACACAGTCAATGGTATAGGGATTAGCAGTGGTACAAGCAAGGGTAGCGTTGAGAGTGCAGTATTTCATGATGTAGTGCTCATAACGGTTGAGAGGAATGGTCATATCATATACAGGTATGAGACCCATAACCTTATAACAGATGCTGGGAAGGACTTTATAAAGCAGCAGGCATTTGGTACAGCATCCAGCGGTACAGCACAGTACATAGCATTGAGCACAGACTCTACTCCACCTAGTGCAAGTGATACAACCCTAGTAGGGGAGATAACATCGCAAGGGCTTGAGAGGGCCCAAGGTACAGCAACCTCTGGAGGGACTGGGCAGATAACGATAAGCAAGACATTCACAATGACAAGCGGTGCAAACCCAAGCTTCACAATAAACAAGGCTGGATTATTCGACTCTTCAAGTGGAGGTACACTCGTTGCTGTAGCACTGATAAACAACCCTCCAACCCTGCAAGAAGGTGATTCCATAACCATAAACTGGCAGATAAACATAACATAG